The genomic region TAAAATCATCCAAGAAAGAATATTAGAAAACGGTGATATCGTTTTCCCGGAGATCAAACTCAACAAGGACGTTCTTTCCAGAGTCAATCGTATCATCATCCAAGCCGCGGGAACCAGTTATTACGCGGGAATGATCGGGAAACACTATCTCGAAAATTTCGCGAAGATTCAAACGGATACGGAAGCTTCTTCCGAATTCCGTTATAGAAACCCGGTCGTAGAAGGCGATACGCTCATTATGGGAATTTCCCAATCGGGCGAAACGGCTGACACGTTAGCTTCCATTCACGAAGCGAAAGCGAAGTTCATCAAAGTCGTTTCTCTTGTGAACAACGTAAATTCCACGATCGCAAGAGAATCCGATTCTTATATCAGAACCGATGCGGGACCGGAAATCGGAGTCGCGAGTACAAAGGCGTTTACCGCTCAGGTTTTGAATCTTCTTTTATTCTCCATTTATATGGCGAACCTCAAATGGCTCATCAGCGACGAAGAGAAAAAAACTCTCATCGAAGAGATCCGTCTTCTTCCCGCGAAGATCGATCGGATTCTCGCTCAGGCGAGCAAGATCGAAGAGATGTCTTCTCACTTTACGAACGCGAAGGATTTTATCTTCTTAGGAAGAACTTACAATCATCCGGTCGCAATGGAAGGCGCGTTGAAGTTGAAGGAAATTTCCTACATTCACGCTTCCGGTTATGCCGGTGGAGAATTCAAACACGGACCGATCGCTCTGATCACGAACGAAGTTCCGGTCGTTTGTATCGCTCCTAAATCCGAAATTTATACGAAGATGGTTTCCAACATTCAGGAAATCAAAGCAAGAAAAGGAATCATCATTTCGATCGTAACCGAAGGAGATCACGAAGCGAAATCGCTTTCGGATTATTCTTTCGAGATCCCGGAATGTTCCGAGATTTTGAGTCCGATCCTAAACGTGATTCCTCTACAGCTTCTCGCATATTACTCCGCGATTTCGAGAGGTTGTCCTCCGGATCAACCGAGAAACCTCGCCAAGTCCGTTACCGTAGAGTAGGCCATGTCGAAGATTCAGAGAATTCTCATCGACGAAAGAGAGGTTCCGGCGGGTTTAAGATCCCTAACGAGAATCCGATCTTTTTCCGAGATTCGAAACGGAATTCTCAATTCGCTCCAAAGAACGAAGGAGCTGTATCCGGACGCAAAGATATTCTATGCGCATTCGAATCCGGCGTTTCAACAGGCGTTCTTGGAAAGAAATCCGAAACTTTCCGCATACGACGAAAAGGACGTGGATCTCGTTTTATCTCCGGAATCCTGTCTTCCTTGGAACCTGATCGACGGAACGGCGAAGAACATCGAGGCCGATCTCGAACTCAGCAGAGACGTTCAGAAATGGATTCGAAAACTGAAAGTGAAATCGAATCACTTTCACGTGGTCGGAAAATCGAAACATCTTCACGTTCATCCTTCCGCAAAAGTTTATCCGGGAGTCGTTTTCGATACGACCAACGGACCGATCGTCGTCGACAAAGACGCGAAGATCACATCTTTCACTTTTATAGAAGGTCCGGTTTATATAGGACCGAATTCCCATATCGACAACGCGAGAATTACCGGCGCAACAAGCATCGGTTCGACTTGTAGAATCGGCGGAGAAGTTGGAACCTGTTTGATCGGAGACTTTACGAACAAACATCACGAAGGATTTTTAGGACATTCCATTCTCGGGAGTTGGGTGAACATAGGCGCGCTTGCGACCACGTCCGACTTAAAGAACAACTACGGTGTCGTAAAAATCAGGGAAGAACAAGACGAATGTATCACCGGTTCCATCAAGTTCGGCTCCGTGATCGCGGACTATTGTAAGATCGCGATCGGAGTTATGCTGAACACGGGAACCGTGGTCGACTTCGGGTCAAACGTCGTCGCTTCCAGAATCGGCGGATACGTTTCTCCATTTACCTGGGCGGAATCGGGACAACCTTATATTCTCGATCTGTTTTTAAGGGACGCTCGCAAAATTATGGCGAGAAGAAACAGAGAACTCACGTTATCCGAAACCGAACTGATCCGCATTCTATACGAATCAAAAGTAAAAAAATAAAAATCCGGAGGGTTTTGTGGAAATCATAGAATCCAAAATACGTACGTCCTCATCGGAGTATAAAGAGAATTTTGAAGATTTAAAACTGAAGGTGGATTCTTTACGCGGACTGATTCGAAAGATCGAATTGGGCGGCGGTGAAAAAGCGATCGAACGTCACAAAGGAAGAGGAAAATTAACCGCAAGGGAAAGAATTTCCTCTCTCATCGATCCGGGAACTTCGTTCTTGGAATTTTCACCCTTAGCGGCCGAAGGCGTTTACGCGGACTCGGTTCCTTCCGCCGGAATTTTAACGGGCATAGGAAGAATCTGCGGAGTCGATTGTGTGATCGTCGCAAACGACGCAACCGTCAAAGGCGGAACGTATTATCCTCTTACGGTCAAAAAACATATTCGCGCACAAGACATCGCGCTTCAGAATTTTCTCCCTTGTATTTATCTCGTGGATTCGGGCGGGGCCTTTCTTCCGATGCAGGACGAAGTGTTTCCGGATAAGGATCATTTCGGAAGAATCTTTTACAATCAGGCAAATCTTTCCGCACAGAAAATTCCTCAGATCTCCGTCGTGATGGGAAGTTGTACTGCGGGCGGCGCGTATATTCCCGCGATGTCCGACGAATCGGTCATCGTAAAAGGAAACGGAACGATCTTTTTGGGCGGTCCTCCTCTCGTAAAAGCCGCAACCGGCGAAATCGTAACTCCCGAAGAATTAGGTGGAGCCTTGGTTCACAGCACGATTTCGGGTGTAACCGATCATTACGCGGAAGA from Leptospira kmetyi serovar Malaysia str. Bejo-Iso9 harbors:
- the glmS gene encoding glutamine--fructose-6-phosphate transaminase (isomerizing) — encoded protein: MCGIVGYAGSKNAESVLVVGLICLEYRGYDSAGIAVLDQGDILVRKAKGKIKDLEAHLREFPAPGNVGIGHTRWATHGEPNQINAHPHTDTNSTVAVVHNGIIENYLELKNELKKKGHVFQSLTDTEVLPHLLEESKKSGKSNKDAFLELFGRIHGKWAVSTVFETEPDRVYFAQDGAPLLIGKGKGEFFLASDISPLTRNCEEVYYVNSGEWGYFSQNEFKLFNFEGKEITPVFKKQELRWEDLDKGGYPHYMIKEIHEQAGIFRKIIQERILENGDIVFPEIKLNKDVLSRVNRIIIQAAGTSYYAGMIGKHYLENFAKIQTDTEASSEFRYRNPVVEGDTLIMGISQSGETADTLASIHEAKAKFIKVVSLVNNVNSTIARESDSYIRTDAGPEIGVASTKAFTAQVLNLLLFSIYMANLKWLISDEEKKTLIEEIRLLPAKIDRILAQASKIEEMSSHFTNAKDFIFLGRTYNHPVAMEGALKLKEISYIHASGYAGGEFKHGPIALITNEVPVVCIAPKSEIYTKMVSNIQEIKARKGIIISIVTEGDHEAKSLSDYSFEIPECSEILSPILNVIPLQLLAYYSAISRGCPPDQPRNLAKSVTVE
- a CDS encoding GlmU family protein, whose product is MSKIQRILIDEREVPAGLRSLTRIRSFSEIRNGILNSLQRTKELYPDAKIFYAHSNPAFQQAFLERNPKLSAYDEKDVDLVLSPESCLPWNLIDGTAKNIEADLELSRDVQKWIRKLKVKSNHFHVVGKSKHLHVHPSAKVYPGVVFDTTNGPIVVDKDAKITSFTFIEGPVYIGPNSHIDNARITGATSIGSTCRIGGEVGTCLIGDFTNKHHEGFLGHSILGSWVNIGALATTSDLKNNYGVVKIREEQDECITGSIKFGSVIADYCKIAIGVMLNTGTVVDFGSNVVASRIGGYVSPFTWAESGQPYILDLFLRDARKIMARRNRELTLSETELIRILYESKVKK